In Candidatus Paceibacterota bacterium, one DNA window encodes the following:
- the smc gene encoding chromosome segregation protein SMC: MYLKNLTVLGFKSFADKTALNFQPGVTAVVGPNGCGKSNISDAIRWVLGEQSAKALRGGEMADVIFNGTDNRKPLGMAEVSLTIGGVDEEHLTAAGVEMSYNEVTITRRVFRDGGSEYFINKTPCRLKDIQQFFMGTGVGRTSYSIMAQGNITQILSSKPEDRRMIFEEAAGITKYKAQKKEALRKLEYTDQNLLRVADLVREVKRQIGSLQRQAGKARRYKQLAADLQHLDTQLARHKFDQLQVEISERQAAAGNLRDEIESNSASVLRCEDEMAQLRNRLSELEHAISGKQQRGLELKSEIDRHESRIHFNEERLREFAAQNTAAMADMTQAEERRRAAEQDLATANNHLAASGATLNQHRQTLAARQDSLRRVEEDLRQQQEALRQAQANAFAAAQDLTRLRNEITALDLQKQGNLVRLEKLSAEKIQLEEERTRLEAHLHEFQANVAAAKLNVQTQRGTVAGRQQRLRELQEELVRAAAEQDQALEQQAGKRSRLHVLEQLQAQYEGYGEGPLAALKQSQHVLGSLADRIRVPDQYVTAIEAALGHHLQLVLTEQPETARQILADLSAKKSGRASIAPLAFVGNGHGGIENPGVPVAPVLGSSCPELNGVPVPAISIVECEISVRTLVERLLGSTRVVRDLDAATAAWRESGGRFHYVTVAGELLSCHGVYTGGYSNGNGDGKAPASILGRKNQISELSLALSELQEQVAEISRRRGALQSEQTELEAGLEQAQCELRAQEVAIATREGEFNALQNSERLLHQKIDTVVYEVQSLAAQEQEGMRKRAGLMAQASEAETRERASQSQVTEVTVQLEHSRQQRDVANTALTDSRVALAAEEQVCASFQQQRQSLEQRIRELTQVIEQRRSEMASFVDRKEQAESEIEESRGLIESQRHDRELVNAQMAELAAQRQSQEEGVASREEGLREQRRRVATLQEQRGVLEVELAQKNMAVQNLREQVQQKYHVSLDSIRSECITITYADEGPAKVHVMTPDEMAAAGAATDWSTVAQQVESLQQRIEEMGPVNLVAIEEYEETEQRYQFLSQQHDDLVQAKAQLLEVINRINVQTREMFRDTFERIRECFRAMFVEVFGGGKADLLLMDENDLLESGIDIVARPPGKQLQTISLLSGGEQTMTAVALLFSIYQVKPSPFCVLDELDAPLDESNINRFVRLLQRFLTRSQFIIITHNKRTIGMADVLYGITMQEHGVSKIVSVKFHKTNEAVTGAPATTLEGPTATPSVESEQDAPQKRDDTLEMVMAK, encoded by the coding sequence ATGTATCTGAAGAACTTAACGGTGCTGGGTTTTAAGTCCTTTGCGGATAAGACTGCGCTGAACTTCCAGCCCGGTGTGACGGCCGTCGTTGGCCCCAATGGGTGTGGTAAGTCGAACATCTCGGACGCTATCCGTTGGGTACTGGGCGAGCAATCCGCCAAAGCCCTGCGCGGCGGGGAGATGGCCGACGTTATCTTCAACGGGACTGACAACCGCAAGCCTTTGGGCATGGCGGAGGTCTCACTGACGATTGGCGGGGTGGATGAGGAGCATCTTACCGCGGCCGGCGTGGAAATGTCATACAACGAGGTGACCATTACCCGCCGGGTCTTTCGCGATGGTGGCAGCGAGTATTTCATCAATAAGACGCCATGCCGGCTGAAAGACATCCAACAGTTCTTCATGGGCACTGGCGTGGGCCGCACCAGCTACAGCATCATGGCCCAGGGCAACATCACACAGATTCTCTCCAGCAAGCCGGAAGACCGGCGGATGATCTTCGAGGAGGCGGCCGGGATCACCAAGTACAAGGCGCAAAAGAAGGAGGCTCTGCGCAAGCTGGAATACACCGACCAGAACCTGCTGCGCGTCGCCGATTTGGTGCGGGAGGTCAAGCGCCAGATTGGCTCTCTCCAGCGTCAGGCGGGCAAGGCACGCCGCTACAAGCAACTTGCGGCCGACTTGCAGCACCTCGATACCCAACTCGCTCGTCATAAGTTCGACCAGTTGCAGGTCGAAATCTCCGAACGCCAGGCTGCGGCTGGAAACCTCCGCGACGAAATTGAGTCCAATTCCGCCAGCGTCCTGCGTTGTGAGGACGAGATGGCGCAACTGCGCAACCGGCTGTCGGAATTGGAGCACGCAATCAGCGGCAAGCAGCAGCGTGGGCTGGAACTCAAAAGCGAGATTGACCGGCACGAGAGCCGGATTCATTTCAATGAGGAGCGCCTGCGAGAGTTTGCCGCGCAGAATACCGCGGCCATGGCGGATATGACCCAGGCCGAAGAGCGGCGACGCGCGGCGGAGCAGGACCTTGCCACTGCCAACAACCATCTCGCTGCCAGCGGTGCCACTCTGAACCAACATAGGCAAACCCTGGCCGCCCGGCAGGATTCGCTGCGGCGGGTGGAGGAGGATTTGCGCCAGCAGCAGGAAGCCTTGCGACAAGCGCAAGCCAATGCGTTCGCCGCCGCGCAGGACTTAACCCGGCTCCGCAATGAAATCACCGCGCTCGACTTGCAGAAGCAGGGCAACCTGGTGCGTTTGGAGAAGCTGTCGGCGGAGAAGATTCAACTGGAAGAGGAGCGAACGCGGCTGGAAGCCCATCTGCACGAGTTCCAGGCCAATGTCGCCGCGGCTAAACTCAACGTGCAGACGCAACGAGGCACAGTGGCCGGGCGTCAGCAGCGTTTGCGCGAGCTGCAGGAAGAGTTGGTGCGGGCAGCCGCAGAGCAGGACCAGGCCCTGGAGCAGCAGGCGGGCAAGCGCTCCCGGCTCCACGTGCTGGAGCAGTTGCAGGCCCAGTACGAGGGGTATGGCGAGGGCCCCTTGGCGGCCCTCAAACAGTCGCAGCATGTGCTCGGGTCGCTGGCGGATAGAATTCGCGTGCCCGATCAGTACGTGACTGCGATCGAAGCTGCCCTGGGACATCATTTGCAGTTGGTGTTGACGGAGCAGCCGGAGACCGCCCGCCAGATTCTAGCTGATCTCAGCGCGAAGAAGAGCGGTCGGGCAAGCATCGCGCCACTGGCGTTCGTTGGCAACGGTCATGGAGGTATCGAGAATCCCGGTGTGCCGGTGGCGCCGGTGTTGGGCTCTTCGTGTCCCGAACTGAATGGCGTACCAGTGCCCGCGATATCCATAGTCGAGTGCGAGATTTCTGTGCGTACGCTCGTGGAGCGCCTCCTCGGCAGCACACGGGTGGTGCGGGATCTGGACGCGGCCACGGCGGCGTGGCGCGAGAGCGGCGGTAGATTTCACTATGTCACCGTGGCTGGTGAACTTCTGAGCTGCCACGGCGTTTACACGGGTGGTTACAGTAATGGGAATGGAGACGGCAAAGCGCCCGCGTCGATTTTGGGCCGCAAGAACCAGATCTCGGAGCTGAGCCTGGCGCTGAGCGAGTTGCAGGAACAGGTGGCTGAGATCAGTCGGCGCCGAGGCGCCCTGCAAAGTGAGCAGACCGAACTGGAGGCCGGCCTGGAGCAGGCGCAATGCGAGTTGCGCGCCCAGGAGGTGGCTATCGCTACCCGCGAGGGTGAGTTTAATGCGCTCCAGAATTCCGAGCGGTTGCTGCACCAGAAGATTGACACTGTGGTCTATGAGGTCCAGAGCTTGGCGGCCCAGGAGCAGGAAGGGATGCGGAAGCGCGCGGGGTTGATGGCCCAGGCCAGCGAGGCCGAGACGCGCGAGCGGGCTAGCCAGTCGCAGGTCACGGAGGTGACGGTCCAACTGGAACATTCGCGCCAGCAGCGCGATGTGGCCAACACTGCGCTGACCGATAGCCGGGTGGCACTGGCCGCGGAAGAACAGGTGTGTGCCTCATTCCAGCAACAGCGCCAATCGCTTGAGCAACGCATTCGGGAACTTACGCAGGTCATCGAGCAGCGACGCAGCGAGATGGCCTCCTTCGTGGACCGCAAGGAGCAAGCGGAGTCGGAGATTGAGGAATCGCGCGGGCTGATTGAATCCCAGCGGCATGACCGCGAATTGGTGAACGCCCAGATGGCTGAGCTGGCGGCACAAAGGCAAAGCCAGGAAGAAGGTGTCGCCTCGCGCGAGGAGGGGCTGCGCGAACAACGCCGGCGTGTGGCCACTCTGCAGGAGCAGCGCGGCGTCCTTGAGGTCGAGTTGGCGCAGAAGAACATGGCGGTGCAGAACCTGCGCGAGCAGGTGCAGCAGAAGTACCACGTCAGCCTCGATAGTATTCGCAGCGAGTGCATCACCATCACCTATGCCGACGAAGGTCCGGCCAAAGTGCATGTGATGACGCCGGACGAAATGGCCGCCGCCGGTGCGGCGACCGATTGGAGTACCGTGGCGCAGCAGGTTGAATCATTGCAGCAGCGGATCGAGGAAATGGGACCGGTGAACCTGGTCGCCATCGAGGAATATGAGGAGACCGAGCAGCGCTACCAATTCCTCAGTCAGCAGCATGACGACCTTGTCCAGGCCAAGGCGCAGTTGCTCGAAGTGATCAACCGCATCAACGTGCAGACGCGCGAGATGTTCCGCGACACCTTCGAGCGCATCCGGGAGTGCTTCCGTGCAATGTTTGTCGAGGTATTCGGCGGCGGTAAGGCCGATCTGCTGTTGATGGACGAGAACGACCTGCTCGAAAGCGGTATTGATATTGTGGCGCGGCCGCCGGGCAAGCAACTGCAGACCATTTCGCTCCTGTCCGGCGGCGAGCAGACGATGACCGCTGTGGCGCTGCTATTCTCTATTTACCAGGTCAAACCCAGCCCCTTTTGCGTGCTGGACGAGTTGGACGCGCCGCTGGACGAATCCAACATCA